DNA from Tsuneonella dongtanensis:
GGCCTCCTGCGCACCGACGGCGCGCCGGCGCCGGCCCTGGCCGAGGCGCGCGAGGCCGCAGACGAGATCGCCGCCCTTGGCGACATCGGCGCTCCCGTGAAGCACGCCGCCCTGGTTTTCTCTTACGACAGCGAATGGATCACCCAGATTCAGCCACAGGGGGAGGGCTGCTCGGCCTTGTGGGCGGTATTCGCCTGTTACTCGGCGCTGCGGAGGCTGGGGCTCAACGTCGACATCATCGCGCCCGGGACGTCGCTGGCCGGTTACGAGCTTACCGTCGTGCCGTGCCTCCCGATCGTTCCGGACGCGCTTGCAAACGAGCTTTCGACATTTGAGGGGCAGGTCGTCATCGGCCCGCGCACCGGCAGTCGCGACGCGGATTTCGCGATCCCGCCCGGACTGGCGCCCGGTCCGCTGGAAAAACTGGTGGGGGGCAAGGTCGTCCTCAGCGAAACTCTGCGGCCTGGTCTCGTCACCCCGGCAGAGGACAATGCCTGGGCGATCGCCCGCTGGCATGACACGCTGGAAGGTATCGCCGAGCCGGAGCTTGTCGCCGCCGATGGCCGGGTGGCGTGCTGGCGCCATGGCCGCGTACGCTATTGCGCGACTTGGCCCGAAGGTTCGGTCATCGAAACGGTCATCGAGCGCGCCGCGCGCAACGCCGGTCTTCCGGCCCACCATCTGCCCGAAGGGTCCCGCCGCCGCACGACGACGCGATACCAGTTTGATCTGGACTACCTCCACTCAGGATGGAACGCGCGGCCCTCCAACTCGCTGCAAGTGGAGGATGGCGATGGCCGACCCGGATAGGCAGGAGGCGCAGCTTTGCGTGGAGCTTTGCGGCAAGCTTGCCGGAGTCGCGGGTTCCGAGGTCCTGATCGCCATTCCGGCATCCGGCTGTACCGCCGCTGACGTCATGGCGCGCGTGGCGGATTGCTATCCGGCGCTGGCCGCCGAACTTGCGACGGGGAGGATCAAGGCCTGCGTGAACGAGGCCGTTGTCGATCCGGGCGCGCGCGTCATGCCGGGCGACACGGTGGCACTGTTCCCGCCGGTGTCGGGCGGATGACGGTCGAAGTCGAACTCGCCGGCGAACCGTTCGCGCCGGCAGACCTGCTCGCCCGGTTCACGGCCGGCTTGCGTGGTGAAGGTGCAGTCGTCAGCTTCAGCGGGCATGCCCGCGGCACATCGAAAGACGGCAACGGCGTCGATGCCCTGGTGCTCGAAAGCTATCGCGGCATGACGCTGCGCTCGATGCAGGACATTGCCGCGGCTGCCATGGACCGGTTCGAGGTGACACGGTGCCTTGTGGTCCACCGGGCCGGTCGCATACTTCCGGGCGAAGCGATCGTCTTCGTGGCGACCGCCTCGGCGCACAGGCGGGCGGCGTTCGAAGCGGCGGATTACCTGATGGACCGGCTCAAGACCGAAGCGGTTTTCTGGAAGCGCGAGGAAAGCGCGGATGGCGACAGGTGGATCGAACCCACCGATGCCGACCATGCCGATGCGCGCCGTTGGACGGACGAGAGATGACTGCCGATCTGCTCGCCCTCCATACCGACGAAGCGAGCCTGGTGCTCGAACGGGACCCGGAACGCGGACTCTTGTGGCGGCACCTCGGGGCGCGGGTCGATGCCGGTGAATTGCCCCCATTGGCGCAAACGCGCGGCCGGGCCACGTTTTCGCTCGATCGGGACGTTTCCCTGGCGAAGGTACCCCCGGCGGGGTTGGGCTGGTTCGGTCCTCCAATGCTGGAAGTCCGTGACCCATCGGGCGAAGCGCTTATCTTCGCCCCGAGCACCTTCGATGTCTCCCGTGATGCACGGCGGATCGTCGCCCGCGCGCAGGACCCGGTCGCCGGGCTCGACCACGAACTCGAGATCGAGATTGTCGCAGGCGGCTGCTTCCGCTTCACGGCTTCGATCACGAATCACGGCGCGGCTCCGGTGGCGCTTGAGCGTATCGCCAGCCTTCAGGTGCCGCTCCCCGCATCGGCCCGCGAGATCGTATCCTGGCGAGGGCGGCACAACGCCGAACTGGTCGAATGCAGCGAGGCCATGCCGCAGCATCGCTGGGAGCGACTGTCGCGCCGGGGCATTTCCGGCCACGGCGGCCCGCCGGGCGTCTACGTGCTCGACGGAGACTGCAGCTGGCATTCGGGACTGGCCTTCGCGCTGCAACTGGCGTGGTCGGGCGACAGCGCGATCGCCATCGAACGGGACGACGAGGGATACTGGACGCTCGGTGCCGAGGCCGTGCTGGCGCCGGGAGAAATCGTGATCGGCGTCGGCGAGACCCACCGCAGCCCACCTGCCTTCCTGGCAATTTCCCCGCGCGGGCGAAACGGCGCGATGCAGCAGCAGCACTCGGCCGTGCGGGCCATGGTGCAATGGCCCGACGGTGCTATGAGGCCGCGCCCGGTGCATCTCAACAGTTGGGAAGCTTGCTATTTCAACCATGACGCGGCGCGGATTCGCCGGCTGACGAAGGCCGGCGCGGACATCGGCATCGAGCGGTTCGTGCTCGACGACGGCTGGTTCAAGGGGCGTCGCAACGACACCTCGGGGCTGGGAGACTGGGAACCGGACCCGGCAATCTACCCTGACGGACTGGCCCCGCTCGCCCGCGAAGTCGAGACGATGGGCATGGAGTTCGGCCTATGGGTCGAACCCGAAATGATCAGTCCCGACAGCGACCTCTATCGCGCTCATTCCGACTGGGCCCTGGCTTCACCCCGTCGCCCGCAGCCGACCGCGCGCAACCAGCTGGTGGTCGACATGCGCCGCGCGGAGGCGCGCGATCACCTGTTCGAACGGCTGGACTGCATCCTGTCGCAGGCCCCGGTTTCCTACCTCAAATGGGATCACAACCGCGACCATGCTCCTGGCGGCGGGGCGGGGCAGACGCTTGGCACCTACGACCTGCTGGAGCGCCTCCGCAAAGCGCATCCCGCGGTCGAGATCGAGGGTTGCGCGGGCGGTGGTGGGCGCAGCGACGCCGGATTGGCGCCCTATGTCCACCGGTACTGGACAAGCGACAACATCGACGCGGTCGCCCGGGTCTCCATCCAGCGCGGGTTCCAGGCCTTCCTGCCGCCCGAGATGATGGGATCGCATGTCGGCGCCAGCCCGGCGCATGTCACGGGGCGAAGCCAGTCGATGGCATTTCGCGCAGCGGTCGCCTGCATGGGGCACTTCGGGGTAGAGCTCGATCCGGACACGCTGGAAGACAAGGACCGCGCCGAGCTTGCGCGCTGGATCGCGTTCTACAAGGCGTGGCGCCATATCCTGCACGGTAACCGTACCGATCTTGGCGAAGGGCCCGACAGCCTGCGCTGGCAGGCGCAGGGCACCGACGTTCACAAGCTGCTCTTCTGCATCAGGACCGATCCGGCCCAGGATCGCAGGCCGCAACCGCTCAAGCTTCCATTCGCAGCTTCGACTTCGCGATGGCGTGTTCGGCTGCTGGAGGTCGCGGAGCCGCGTGGACACGTCTTCCCGATGGCCGAACTGTTCACCCGCATGCAACGCGAGCCGGTCGAATTCACCGGTAGCTGGCTGGCGTCTGCCGGCCTGCCAATCCCCACGCAGAGAGCCGAGAGCGTGGCGATCTTCCAACTCGAAGCTGCCGGATGATTGCCTCGATTTGCGGACCCGAGCAAAGCGCGAGAGATTCAGCCAAGTACCGTGGCGGAGACGGAGGGATACTCAACCCCGCGCGTGTGAGCCAACAAAATCAATCACTTAGAAAAGGCAGTCGCCGGGGTTTTGTAGCGCCTTTTGTAGCAGCGGATTTCGCCTGAATGGGGCACTTGGCGTCAAATCCTGCCCGCCAAGCCCCTGTACCGATCGGTCAGCCGGTACCGGCGACCAGTCTTTGCATCCCTTCCCGTTAGCCGAAGATGTTCGATCACGCCGCGATCAGCGAGCCGCTCCAATATCTGGAAAGGGGCTTCGCCGTCGCGGTTAGTCGCCGTGATCGCCCCATGCAGTAGCAACCCTTGCAAGATGGTTCGCCTCTTAGACTTCGCCTTGTCGGTGACGTCAGCCACGTGCTGGAGAAGCTCTGAAAGCGCCTCGATGGTCGCGTCCTCGGGCGGGCGCAGAAGCCCGTGCAGTTCCGACCAGCGAACGCGAGGTGCAGCGTCAGATCGGATGGCATCGAACCAATCTGTGAGGCTACGTGGAGCTTGCGGTAGATGCTCGCGGACCACGTCAGGGAGATTTTTGAGATAACGGACCTCTACCCGCAGGCGATCCGCTGCCTTGGCGTAGACCACGAGGACTATGTGGCCGGTCGGCGTGAGCGGGATGCGAACAGAGAGCGCGCCAAGGTCTCGCTCGACGGATGGCCCAATGGTCCTCGGGTGCGTCCGTACGACGGGCGAGCGCGCGGCGCTAAGTACACCGTCCGCCAGCGCGTGAACCTTCGCAAGAGCATCTGGATCA
Protein-coding regions in this window:
- a CDS encoding MoaD/ThiS family protein, which codes for MADPDRQEAQLCVELCGKLAGVAGSEVLIAIPASGCTAADVMARVADCYPALAAELATGRIKACVNEAVVDPGARVMPGDTVALFPPVSGG
- a CDS encoding molybdenum cofactor biosynthesis protein MoaE, with product MTVEVELAGEPFAPADLLARFTAGLRGEGAVVSFSGHARGTSKDGNGVDALVLESYRGMTLRSMQDIAAAAMDRFEVTRCLVVHRAGRILPGEAIVFVATASAHRRAAFEAADYLMDRLKTEAVFWKREESADGDRWIEPTDADHADARRWTDER
- a CDS encoding alpha-galactosidase; protein product: MTADLLALHTDEASLVLERDPERGLLWRHLGARVDAGELPPLAQTRGRATFSLDRDVSLAKVPPAGLGWFGPPMLEVRDPSGEALIFAPSTFDVSRDARRIVARAQDPVAGLDHELEIEIVAGGCFRFTASITNHGAAPVALERIASLQVPLPASAREIVSWRGRHNAELVECSEAMPQHRWERLSRRGISGHGGPPGVYVLDGDCSWHSGLAFALQLAWSGDSAIAIERDDEGYWTLGAEAVLAPGEIVIGVGETHRSPPAFLAISPRGRNGAMQQQHSAVRAMVQWPDGAMRPRPVHLNSWEACYFNHDAARIRRLTKAGADIGIERFVLDDGWFKGRRNDTSGLGDWEPDPAIYPDGLAPLAREVETMGMEFGLWVEPEMISPDSDLYRAHSDWALASPRRPQPTARNQLVVDMRRAEARDHLFERLDCILSQAPVSYLKWDHNRDHAPGGGAGQTLGTYDLLERLRKAHPAVEIEGCAGGGGRSDAGLAPYVHRYWTSDNIDAVARVSIQRGFQAFLPPEMMGSHVGASPAHVTGRSQSMAFRAAVACMGHFGVELDPDTLEDKDRAELARWIAFYKAWRHILHGNRTDLGEGPDSLRWQAQGTDVHKLLFCIRTDPAQDRRPQPLKLPFAASTSRWRVRLLEVAEPRGHVFPMAELFTRMQREPVEFTGSWLASAGLPIPTQRAESVAIFQLEAAG